One genomic segment of Pandoraea thiooxydans includes these proteins:
- a CDS encoding DUF2322 family protein: protein MIEPSANFKENLARLPSIDGIVRIELRGADERLDSVIENQPGKQGSLAVYHYLQQQFGTLDARAAAHGLAVFGEHTADALAHPGKHPNVDRLLALRDGAPPYTVRVVRAA, encoded by the coding sequence GTGATTGAACCGAGCGCCAATTTCAAGGAAAACCTGGCACGCCTGCCATCGATCGACGGCATCGTGCGCATCGAGTTGCGCGGCGCCGATGAGCGACTCGACAGCGTGATCGAGAATCAACCCGGCAAGCAGGGCTCGCTGGCGGTCTATCACTACCTGCAGCAACAATTCGGCACCCTCGATGCACGCGCGGCGGCGCATGGCCTGGCAGTGTTCGGCGAACATACCGCCGACGCCCTCGCCCACCCCGGCAAACACCCGAACGTCGACCGGCTGCTGGCTTTGCGCGACGGCGCGCCGCCCTATACCGTGCGGGTCGTACGCGCTGCCTGA
- a CDS encoding DUF2917 domain-containing protein, with the protein MREIRTFELDDRQAVRWLSTDHQTLQVLRGELWLTVEGHPTDHWLHAGDCIEVHPGELLWLSNWQGAVRFRLSQPLDNRQVGAPSGRLRWASQWVRLPLRRRLAR; encoded by the coding sequence ATGAGAGAAATCCGTACCTTCGAGTTAGATGACCGCCAAGCCGTTCGCTGGCTTTCGACCGACCACCAGACCTTGCAGGTTTTGCGGGGCGAGTTGTGGCTCACGGTCGAGGGACACCCTACCGATCACTGGCTGCATGCCGGAGACTGCATCGAGGTGCACCCGGGCGAACTGCTGTGGCTGAGCAATTGGCAAGGGGCCGTGCGGTTCCGCCTGAGCCAGCCCCTGGACAACCGGCAGGTTGGCGCGCCAAGCGGCCGACTCCGTTGGGCGTCCCAGTGGGTTCGGCTGCCGTTGCGCAGGCGCCTGGCCCGCTGA
- the htpG gene encoding molecular chaperone HtpG — MAQQTMSFQAEVKQLLQLMIHSLYSNKEIFLRELISNASDAADKLRFEAINNDALYENDPQLRIRVGYDKAARTVFIEDNGIGMSRDDAVTHLGTIAKSGTREFFQRLTGDQQKDAALIGQFGVGFYSGFIVADKITVESRRAGLPGNEGVRWESGGEGDFTVETIERAARGTTITLHLREGEDELLSSWRLKSIIQKYSDHISLPIVMRKESWDAEKSEMVLQDEDETVNQASALWTRSKSEITDEQYQAFYEHIAHDSEAPLAWAHNRVEGRSEYTQLLYVPSHAPYDLWDRSQRAGIKLYVRRVFIMDDAEQLMPSYLRFVRGVVDSSDLPLNVSREILQESRDVKAIREGGTKRVLGLLEDLAENQKEKYTTFWRTFGQVLKEGLGEDNANRERLAKLLRFASTRQDSDEQSVSLADYVARMKEGQDKIYYVTAESWQAASHSPHLEVFRKKDVEVLLLTDRVDEWMLSFLQEFDGKPLVSVARGDLDLGQLEDTQVKEEREKIGETFKPLIEKMQEALKDKAKEVRVTFRLTDSPSCLVADEHDMSGTLQRLLKAAGQKAPNFKPILEINPEHALVRRLSADDSQLADWSHLLFDQALLAEGGSLEDPAAFVKRTNTLLLGHLQ, encoded by the coding sequence ATGGCGCAACAAACCATGAGCTTCCAGGCGGAAGTCAAACAGCTTTTGCAGTTGATGATTCATTCGCTGTACAGCAACAAGGAGATTTTCCTGCGCGAGTTGATTTCCAATGCTTCGGATGCCGCCGACAAGCTGCGTTTCGAGGCGATCAACAACGATGCGCTTTATGAAAACGACCCGCAGTTGCGTATCCGCGTCGGCTACGACAAGGCGGCCCGCACCGTATTCATCGAGGACAACGGCATCGGCATGAGCCGCGACGACGCGGTCACGCACCTGGGCACGATCGCCAAATCGGGCACGCGCGAATTCTTCCAGCGTCTGACCGGCGACCAGCAAAAGGATGCGGCGCTGATCGGCCAGTTCGGCGTCGGGTTCTACTCCGGCTTTATCGTGGCCGACAAGATCACCGTCGAGTCGCGCCGCGCCGGGCTGCCGGGCAACGAGGGCGTGCGCTGGGAGTCGGGCGGCGAGGGCGATTTCACGGTCGAGACGATCGAGCGCGCGGCGCGCGGCACGACCATCACGCTGCATTTGCGCGAGGGCGAAGACGAACTGCTGTCGAGCTGGCGCCTCAAGTCGATCATTCAGAAATACTCGGATCACATCTCCCTGCCGATCGTCATGCGCAAGGAAAGCTGGGACGCCGAGAAGAGCGAGATGGTACTGCAGGACGAAGACGAGACGGTCAATCAGGCCAGCGCCCTGTGGACCCGAAGCAAGAGCGAGATCACCGACGAGCAATATCAAGCGTTCTACGAACATATTGCGCACGATTCCGAAGCGCCGCTGGCGTGGGCGCACAACCGCGTCGAAGGGCGCAGCGAATACACGCAGCTGCTGTATGTGCCGTCGCACGCGCCCTATGACCTGTGGGATCGCTCGCAGCGCGCGGGCATCAAGCTGTACGTCAGGCGCGTGTTCATCATGGACGACGCCGAGCAGCTGATGCCGTCCTACCTGCGCTTCGTGCGCGGGGTGGTCGATTCGAGCGATCTGCCCCTCAATGTGTCGCGCGAAATTCTGCAGGAAAGCCGCGACGTCAAGGCGATTCGCGAGGGCGGCACCAAGCGCGTGCTGGGCCTGCTCGAAGATCTGGCGGAAAACCAGAAGGAAAAATACACGACGTTCTGGCGCACCTTCGGTCAAGTGCTCAAGGAAGGGCTTGGCGAAGACAACGCCAACCGGGAGCGTCTGGCCAAGCTGTTGCGCTTTGCCAGCACGCGGCAGGACAGCGACGAGCAGAGCGTGTCGCTGGCCGATTACGTGGCGCGCATGAAGGAAGGGCAAGACAAGATCTACTACGTGACGGCCGAGAGTTGGCAGGCCGCGAGCCATAGCCCGCATCTGGAGGTGTTCCGCAAGAAGGACGTCGAAGTGCTGTTGCTGACCGATCGCGTCGACGAGTGGATGCTGTCGTTCCTGCAGGAGTTCGACGGCAAGCCGCTGGTGAGCGTCGCGCGTGGCGATCTCGACCTCGGCCAGCTGGAAGACACGCAGGTCAAGGAAGAGCGCGAGAAGATCGGCGAGACGTTCAAGCCGTTGATCGAGAAAATGCAGGAAGCGCTCAAGGACAAGGCCAAGGAGGTTCGAGTCACGTTCCGCCTGACCGATTCGCCATCCTGCCTGGTGGCCGACGAACACGACATGAGCGGCACCTTGCAGCGCCTGCTCAAGGCAGCCGGCCAGAAAGCGCCGAATTTCAAGCCGATCCTGGAGATCAATCCCGAGCATGCACTGGTGCGCCGGCTGTCGGCCGACGACAGCCAACTGGCCGATTGGTCGCATCTGTTGTTCGACCAGGCGCTGCTTGCCGAGGGCGGCAGCCTCGAGGATCCGGCGGCGTTCGTCAAGCGCACCAACACGCTGCTGTTGGGGCACCTGCAGTAA
- a CDS encoding PLP-dependent aminotransferase family protein — protein sequence MTLVDQLVNWACLRIDERVFRPGVRMPSIRALAQERGISRFTVVEAYDRLVAQGYLESRRGSGFYVRARPALPVQAQSVLPDNRNIDVVWLLRSMHHTVSPERGPGLGYLPPSWLDGDLLSGALRSLGRQNGAQLLGNGTPQGFLPLRQQLQLHLAELEIGAQPEQIVMTSGVTQALDFILRLHVQPGDTVLVGDPSWFVMFGRIVAQGARAIGVPYTLEGPDMTALEALVQAHRPKLLILNSILHNPTGTSLSAARAFQILRLAEQYDFLVVEDDIYCDLCPPGLAVTRLASLDQLKRVFYLGSYSKSLASNLRTGFIACAPEQAKTIADHKMLIGSPTPEINERLLYRVLTEGHYRKHTERLRTRLDTVRDKAHRALERIGIRALVAPPAGMFLWVDTGVDTNVLAAAGHEDGFLLAPGSLFSPTQAPSTWMRFNVACSGENPAVLDFLARQIERAA from the coding sequence ATGACGCTGGTGGACCAACTGGTGAATTGGGCCTGCCTGCGCATCGACGAGCGGGTATTCCGCCCCGGCGTGCGCATGCCGTCGATTCGCGCGCTGGCGCAGGAGCGGGGCATTTCGCGCTTTACCGTGGTCGAGGCTTACGACCGGCTGGTGGCGCAGGGGTATCTCGAGTCGCGCCGCGGCTCGGGTTTTTACGTGCGGGCGCGCCCCGCGCTGCCGGTTCAGGCGCAATCGGTGCTGCCGGACAACCGCAATATCGACGTGGTCTGGCTGCTGCGCAGCATGCACCATACGGTGTCGCCCGAGCGCGGGCCGGGGCTGGGATACTTGCCGCCGAGCTGGCTCGACGGCGATCTGCTGTCCGGCGCGTTGCGCTCGCTGGGCCGACAGAACGGGGCGCAGCTGCTGGGCAACGGCACGCCTCAGGGCTTTTTGCCGCTGCGCCAGCAACTGCAGCTGCATTTGGCGGAGCTGGAAATCGGCGCCCAGCCCGAGCAGATCGTCATGACGTCGGGGGTTACCCAGGCGCTCGATTTCATCCTGCGCTTGCACGTGCAGCCCGGCGATACCGTACTGGTCGGCGATCCGTCCTGGTTTGTCATGTTCGGGCGTATCGTTGCCCAGGGCGCGCGCGCGATCGGGGTGCCCTATACGCTCGAGGGGCCGGACATGACGGCGCTCGAGGCGCTGGTGCAGGCACATCGGCCCAAGCTGCTGATTCTCAATTCGATTCTGCATAACCCGACCGGCACGTCGCTGTCGGCCGCTCGCGCCTTCCAGATACTGAGGCTGGCCGAGCAGTATGACTTCCTGGTAGTGGAGGACGACATCTATTGCGATCTGTGCCCGCCGGGACTGGCGGTGACCCGCCTGGCCAGCCTCGATCAGCTCAAGCGGGTGTTTTACCTGGGCAGCTATTCGAAGTCGCTGGCCTCGAACCTGCGCACCGGGTTCATCGCCTGCGCGCCGGAGCAGGCCAAGACGATTGCCGACCATAAAATGCTGATCGGCTCGCCTACCCCGGAAATCAACGAACGGCTGCTGTACCGGGTGCTCACCGAGGGGCATTACCGCAAGCACACCGAACGCCTGCGCACCCGGCTCGACACGGTGCGCGACAAGGCGCATCGCGCGCTCGAGCGGATCGGCATTCGCGCGCTGGTGGCGCCGCCGGCCGGCATGTTTCTGTGGGTCGACACGGGTGTCGATACCAATGTGCTGGCCGCGGCAGGCCACGAGGATGGGTTTTTGCTGGCGCCCGGCAGCCTGTTTTCGCCGACCCAGGCCCCCAGCACGTGGATGCGCTTCAACGTGGCCTGCAGCGGAGAAAACCCGGCCGTGCTGGATTTCCTGGCCCGGCAAATCGAACGTGCCGCGTAG
- a CDS encoding vWA domain-containing protein: MLIDFFFTLRDARLPVSVKEYLALLEALQKQVIGPSLDEFYYLARMTLVKDEKHFDKFDQAFGAYFNGISQALENHPEIPRDWLEQRLRRELTPEEKAKVEAMGGLDKLMERLKQLLDEQKERHQGGNKWIGTGGTSPFGNGGYNPEGIRIGGDGGNRSAVKVWDARAYRDYDDEVELGTRNIKIALRRLRKFARQGAAEELDLDDTIRSTAANAGWLDLKLVPERHNNVKVLMLLDVGGSMDDHIKRTEELFSAAKSEFKHLEFYYFHNCVYDWLWQENRRRHAERFPTWDVIRKYPPDYKVIFVGDATMSPYEILQPGGSVEYNNPEAGALWLRRFTDHFPRHAWLNPEPEGLWQYRQSVAIIRQLMGNRMFPITLAGLESAMRLLSK; the protein is encoded by the coding sequence ATGCTCATCGATTTCTTTTTCACGCTGCGCGACGCCAGGCTGCCGGTCTCGGTCAAGGAATACCTGGCGCTGCTCGAAGCACTGCAAAAGCAGGTCATCGGTCCGTCGCTCGACGAGTTCTACTACCTGGCTCGCATGACGCTGGTCAAGGACGAAAAACATTTCGACAAGTTCGACCAGGCGTTCGGCGCCTACTTCAACGGCATCAGCCAGGCGCTCGAGAACCATCCCGAGATTCCGCGCGACTGGCTCGAACAGCGCCTGCGGCGCGAGCTCACGCCCGAAGAAAAGGCCAAGGTCGAAGCCATGGGCGGGCTCGACAAACTGATGGAGCGCCTCAAGCAGTTGCTCGACGAGCAGAAGGAGCGGCATCAGGGCGGCAACAAATGGATCGGCACGGGCGGCACGTCGCCGTTCGGCAACGGCGGCTACAACCCGGAGGGCATTCGCATCGGCGGCGATGGCGGCAATCGCAGCGCGGTGAAGGTCTGGGACGCGCGCGCCTATCGCGACTACGACGATGAAGTCGAACTCGGCACGCGCAATATCAAGATCGCGTTGCGGCGCCTGCGCAAATTCGCGCGGCAAGGCGCGGCCGAAGAACTCGACCTGGACGACACTATCCGCAGCACTGCGGCCAATGCGGGCTGGCTCGACCTGAAACTCGTGCCGGAGCGGCACAACAACGTAAAAGTGCTGATGCTGCTCGACGTCGGCGGCTCGATGGACGATCACATCAAGCGCACCGAAGAGCTTTTCTCGGCGGCCAAGTCCGAGTTCAAGCATCTCGAGTTCTATTATTTCCACAACTGCGTCTACGACTGGCTGTGGCAGGAAAACCGGCGGCGGCACGCCGAGCGTTTTCCGACCTGGGACGTCATCCGCAAGTATCCACCCGACTACAAAGTCATTTTCGTCGGCGATGCGACCATGAGTCCCTACGAAATACTGCAGCCCGGCGGCTCGGTCGAATACAACAACCCCGAAGCCGGCGCCCTTTGGCTGCGTCGCTTCACCGATCATTTCCCGCGCCATGCGTGGCTCAATCCGGAGCCCGAGGGACTGTGGCAATACCGCCAGTCGGTGGCGATCATCCGGCAGTTGATGGGAAACCGCATGTTCCCGATCACGCTCGCCGGACTCGAGAGCGCCATGCGACTGCTAAGCAAATAA
- a CDS encoding DNA-deoxyinosine glycosylase, producing MKLQGLPPVWRADTEVVVLGSFPGAASLAAAQYYAHPRNQFWRLLEQVLGEPLAALPYEARLERVLGHHVGIWDVLAACRREGSLDAAIREATPNDFEWLRAHAPRLRKLCFNGKTAGRFAPKLAAAGYATLVMPSSSPAHAALTFEQKLCDWQHLLA from the coding sequence ATGAAGCTGCAGGGCTTGCCGCCGGTATGGCGCGCGGACACCGAAGTGGTCGTGCTGGGCAGTTTTCCCGGCGCGGCGTCACTGGCCGCAGCACAGTACTACGCGCATCCGCGCAACCAATTCTGGCGCCTGCTGGAGCAAGTGCTTGGCGAGCCGTTGGCGGCGCTGCCTTATGAAGCGAGGCTCGAGCGTGTGCTCGGCCACCACGTGGGCATCTGGGACGTGCTGGCGGCGTGCCGCCGCGAAGGCAGCCTGGACGCCGCAATCCGCGAGGCCACGCCGAACGATTTCGAGTGGCTCCGTGCGCACGCGCCGCGCCTGCGAAAATTGTGCTTCAACGGCAAGACCGCCGGGCGCTTCGCGCCAAAGCTGGCGGCCGCCGGCTATGCGACGCTGGTGATGCCTTCCTCGAGTCCGGCACATGCCGCGCTCACTTTCGAGCAAAAGCTGTGCGACTGGCAGCATTTGCTGGCCTGA
- a CDS encoding FMN-binding negative transcriptional regulator, with protein MYMPPHFEETRVEVMHRLIEEHPLGMLVSAAGGQLEVNHLPFLLDPTRGRFGTLLFHVARGNPVWTQCDEPIAPMAVFQGPQAYISPNWYPSKGEHHQAVPTYNYAVVHAHGRLRVMDDEKPLRSLLARLTRKMEADQPKPWRMGDAPPEFIADMLTKIVGLELEITRLSGKWKASQNRSDADKIGAVAGLREVGTHETIAMADTVVAASPATFSK; from the coding sequence ATGTATATGCCCCCGCATTTCGAGGAAACCCGGGTCGAAGTGATGCACCGCCTGATCGAGGAACACCCCCTCGGCATGCTGGTCAGCGCCGCCGGCGGCCAGTTGGAGGTCAACCACCTGCCGTTCCTGCTAGATCCCACGCGCGGCCGATTCGGCACGCTGCTGTTCCATGTCGCGCGCGGCAACCCGGTTTGGACCCAATGCGACGAACCGATCGCGCCGATGGCAGTATTCCAGGGGCCGCAAGCCTACATCTCGCCGAACTGGTATCCGTCCAAGGGGGAACACCATCAGGCAGTGCCGACTTACAACTATGCGGTCGTGCACGCGCACGGGCGGCTGCGCGTGATGGATGACGAAAAACCATTGCGCTCGCTGCTTGCGCGCCTGACCCGCAAAATGGAGGCCGACCAGCCCAAACCATGGCGCATGGGTGACGCACCGCCCGAATTCATCGCCGACATGCTGACCAAGATCGTCGGGCTCGAGCTGGAAATCACCCGCCTAAGCGGCAAATGGAAGGCCAGCCAGAACCGCTCGGACGCCGACAAGATCGGCGCGGTGGCGGGCCTTCGGGAAGTCGGCACGCATGAGACAATCGCGATGGCCGACACCGTGGTGGCGGCCAGTCCCGCGACCTTTTCCAAATAA
- a CDS encoding chorismate--pyruvate lyase family protein gives MSRRFHVAGNRWLDHPPPVLSPAQKDWLTRGGSLTRHLQAFGRVKVVVLNESVVGADGDEHGCLAVAPRHPLWSRDVMLTVDGSPMVVAHSVTRLAHSRSVWQAMRRLRTRPLADLLYHDTTVTRSILVCRALGRRHMLHRLAWQSGAQAPLPPRLWARRSVFQRHGAALLVSEAFLPRFWDMLNSQSLAAR, from the coding sequence ATGTCTCGACGTTTCCATGTGGCCGGCAATCGCTGGCTCGATCATCCTCCCCCTGTTCTCTCGCCGGCGCAGAAAGACTGGCTCACGCGCGGCGGCTCGCTGACCCGGCACCTGCAGGCCTTTGGGCGGGTCAAGGTCGTCGTGCTGAATGAATCGGTGGTCGGCGCCGATGGCGACGAACACGGTTGCCTGGCCGTCGCGCCGCGCCATCCGCTGTGGTCGCGCGATGTGATGCTGACCGTCGATGGCTCACCGATGGTGGTCGCGCACAGCGTGACGCGCCTGGCGCACAGCCGCTCGGTCTGGCAGGCGATGCGCCGTCTGCGCACCCGGCCGCTGGCCGATCTGCTCTATCACGACACCACGGTGACGCGCTCGATTCTGGTTTGCCGCGCGCTGGGCCGGCGGCACATGCTGCATCGCCTGGCCTGGCAAAGCGGTGCGCAGGCGCCGCTGCCGCCGCGCCTGTGGGCACGCCGTTCGGTGTTCCAGCGGCACGGCGCTGCGTTGCTGGTGAGCGAGGCGTTTTTGCCGCGCTTCTGGGACATGCTGAACTCACAATCGCTGGCGGCGCGATGA
- a CDS encoding threo-3-hydroxy-L-aspartate ammonia-lyase, which produces MEKPEYRDVEAAAARLAGVAHRTPVLTSSEANRRTGAQLFFKCENFQRMGAFKFRGAYNSIAQFTPAQREAGVVTFSSGNHAQAIALAAQLSGIKATILMPEDAPKAKVAATRGYGGEIVTYNRYTEDRDAIGRALARERGMTLIPPYDHPHVIAGQGTAAKELIEACGELDVLVVCLGGGGLLSGSALAAAALAPRCRVIGVEPEAGNDGQQSLRKGEIVHIAAPKTLADGAATTHLGEWTFPIIQRHVADIVTVSDEQLRQAMRFFAERMKMVVEPTGCLAAAAVLSGVIPTAGQKVGMLISGGNVDLPVLAAILNAEGA; this is translated from the coding sequence ATGGAAAAACCCGAGTATCGCGATGTCGAAGCCGCCGCCGCCCGCCTGGCGGGCGTCGCGCACCGCACCCCCGTACTGACCTCGAGCGAGGCCAACCGGCGCACTGGCGCGCAGCTGTTTTTCAAGTGCGAGAATTTTCAGCGCATGGGCGCCTTCAAGTTCCGGGGCGCTTACAACTCGATCGCGCAGTTCACGCCGGCGCAGCGCGAGGCCGGCGTAGTGACGTTTTCCTCCGGCAATCATGCGCAGGCGATCGCACTGGCGGCGCAATTGAGCGGCATCAAGGCGACCATCCTGATGCCCGAGGACGCACCCAAAGCGAAGGTTGCCGCCACGCGCGGCTATGGCGGCGAAATCGTGACCTACAACCGTTATACCGAGGATCGTGACGCGATCGGCCGAGCGCTGGCCAGGGAACGGGGCATGACGCTGATTCCGCCCTACGATCACCCGCACGTGATCGCCGGGCAGGGCACCGCCGCCAAGGAACTGATTGAAGCGTGCGGCGAGCTGGACGTGCTGGTGGTGTGCCTGGGCGGCGGCGGCCTGCTCTCCGGCAGCGCATTGGCGGCCGCGGCGCTCGCGCCTCGGTGCCGCGTGATCGGCGTCGAGCCGGAGGCCGGCAACGACGGCCAGCAATCGCTGCGCAAGGGCGAGATCGTACATATCGCAGCCCCGAAGACACTGGCCGACGGCGCCGCCACCACGCATCTGGGTGAGTGGACCTTTCCGATCATCCAGCGGCATGTCGCGGATATTGTGACGGTGTCGGACGAGCAGCTGCGGCAAGCGATGCGCTTCTTCGCCGAACGGATGAAGATGGTGGTCGAGCCGACCGGTTGCCTGGCCGCCGCGGCCGTGCTGTCGGGCGTGATACCGACGGCCGGGCAAAAGGTCGGCATGCTGATCAGCGGCGGTAACGTCGATCTGCCGGTGCTGGCCGCAATCCTGAACGCCGAAGGCGCTTAA
- a CDS encoding spermidine synthase, with amino-acid sequence MTPLIKKKSIEAQAFAGDARPRYSPRFAPVTFSEQGGVRYLHFGTEWVQGAMRLSKPDRIELEYAQQMMAWLLFLQSPRHVVQLGLGAAALTKFCHRYLPGTRVSAVELNPAVVVAARSMFGLPDDDRRLQVLEMDAWDYVTDPARHASADVLQIDLYDATARGPVLDTPAFYKACRSVLRSPGVLSVNLFGDHDSFPKNIRRLRAAFDGRVLVFPEVHEGNVVALAFNGPPLQVGWDQLELRARGLTQSTGLPALRWVKGLKAANAFASDLCEV; translated from the coding sequence ATGACCCCCCTCATCAAGAAGAAATCCATCGAAGCCCAAGCTTTTGCCGGTGACGCCCGTCCGCGCTACAGTCCGCGCTTTGCGCCGGTCACGTTTTCGGAGCAGGGCGGCGTGCGCTATCTGCACTTCGGTACCGAATGGGTGCAAGGTGCGATGCGTTTATCGAAACCCGATCGTATCGAGCTGGAGTACGCGCAGCAGATGATGGCCTGGCTGCTGTTTTTGCAGTCGCCCCGCCATGTCGTGCAGCTCGGCTTGGGCGCCGCGGCGCTGACCAAGTTCTGTCACCGCTATTTGCCGGGCACCCGGGTGAGCGCGGTCGAATTGAATCCTGCCGTGGTGGTGGCCGCTCGCAGCATGTTCGGCTTACCCGACGATGACCGCCGTTTGCAGGTCCTCGAGATGGACGCCTGGGACTACGTGACCGATCCGGCGCGACACGCGAGTGCCGACGTCCTGCAGATCGATCTATATGACGCCACGGCGCGCGGCCCGGTGCTCGACACGCCGGCGTTCTACAAGGCGTGCCGGTCGGTGTTGCGCTCGCCGGGCGTGCTGAGCGTGAATCTGTTCGGCGATCACGATAGCTTCCCGAAGAACATTCGGCGCCTGCGCGCTGCCTTCGATGGCCGTGTCCTGGTATTTCCGGAGGTGCACGAAGGCAACGTGGTCGCGCTGGCGTTCAACGGTCCGCCGCTGCAGGTTGGCTGGGACCAGCTCGAACTGCGCGCCCGCGGGTTGACGCAGAGCACCGGTTTGCCTGCGCTGCGCTGGGTCAAGGGACTCAAGGCAGCTAATGCATTCGCCTCGGATCTCTGCGAGGTGTGA
- a CDS encoding benzoate/H(+) symporter BenE family transporter, with the protein MTSSQPGSSFLRPLADTSPSAVVAGFVAMMTGYTSSLVLMFQAGQAAHLSAAQISSWIWALSIGMGICTIGLSLRYRMPIVIAWSTPGAALLITSLPGVPYSDAIGAFVVCAVLLAACGLTGGFEKLMRHVPGSLAAALLAGILFEIGLEIFVAAQHQTELVLSMFAAYLVTKRLVPRYAILLSLLAGILVAGALGQLDFSHFHVALARPVWTTPTFSLASIVSIGIPLFVVAMASQNVPGMAVLRADNYNVAASPLISVTGLASLVLAPFGSHGLNMAAITAAICTGHEAHENHAKRYTAAIWCGLFYLIAGIFGATIAALFAAFPAALVAAIAALALFGSIMNGLTNAMSDARQREAALVTFMVTASGLTLLSIGSAFWGLIAGALTLFVLNWRKPPAS; encoded by the coding sequence ATGACCTCTTCGCAACCCGGCTCTTCCTTCCTGCGGCCATTGGCCGACACCTCGCCATCGGCTGTGGTCGCCGGCTTCGTCGCGATGATGACCGGTTACACCAGTTCGCTCGTGCTGATGTTCCAGGCCGGCCAGGCCGCGCACTTGTCGGCCGCACAAATTTCTTCATGGATTTGGGCGCTGTCGATCGGCATGGGCATCTGCACCATCGGCCTGTCGCTGCGTTACCGGATGCCGATTGTGATCGCCTGGTCGACACCGGGCGCCGCGCTATTGATCACCAGCCTGCCGGGCGTGCCGTACAGCGACGCGATCGGCGCATTTGTCGTATGCGCGGTGCTACTGGCCGCGTGCGGCCTGACCGGCGGTTTCGAGAAACTGATGCGTCACGTGCCGGGCTCGCTCGCCGCGGCGCTGCTCGCGGGCATTCTGTTCGAAATCGGCCTGGAAATTTTCGTCGCCGCGCAGCACCAGACGGAACTGGTGCTGAGCATGTTCGCGGCCTATCTCGTTACCAAGCGGCTCGTGCCGCGCTATGCGATTCTCCTGTCGCTGCTGGCCGGCATTCTGGTCGCAGGCGCACTCGGACAACTTGACTTCAGCCACTTTCACGTCGCGCTGGCCAGGCCGGTCTGGACCACGCCGACCTTCTCGCTGGCATCGATCGTCAGCATCGGCATTCCGCTGTTCGTGGTCGCCATGGCCTCCCAGAACGTGCCGGGCATGGCGGTGCTGCGCGCCGACAACTACAACGTGGCGGCCTCGCCGTTGATCTCGGTCACCGGCCTGGCGTCGCTGGTGCTCGCCCCGTTTGGATCGCACGGCCTGAACATGGCGGCCATCACCGCCGCCATCTGCACCGGTCACGAGGCGCACGAAAATCATGCCAAGCGCTACACGGCTGCCATCTGGTGCGGACTTTTTTATTTGATCGCCGGCATATTCGGCGCCACCATCGCCGCGCTGTTCGCGGCATTCCCGGCCGCGCTGGTCGCGGCCATCGCGGCGCTCGCGCTGTTCGGCTCGATCATGAACGGACTGACCAATGCCATGAGCGACGCCCGGCAGCGCGAAGCCGCCCTCGTGACTTTTATGGTGACGGCCTCGGGCCTGACCTTGCTGTCGATCGGCTCGGCCTTCTGGGGCTTGATTGCCGGCGCGCTGACGCTGTTCGTGCTGAACTGGCGCAAACCGCCGGCATCCTAG